The Phaseolus vulgaris cultivar G19833 chromosome 10, P. vulgaris v2.0, whole genome shotgun sequence DNA window TACACTCCCCAACTTCCAACAACCTCTCTCCAGCACTGGAAAACGACGCAATACGACGATGAAAGCGCATGTGCGCCACAAGGCTTGCAGAGAAGTCTCCAGAATATACTACAGTGACGCTCAAGGGCCTGCGAACCACCATAGAATACGCTGAATCGCTTCCATATTCCGAGGGATTTTTCACCACCACCAACCACCATCTCTGACATATGTAGCAGGCGCGGCGCAGCGGTGAGCTGCGGATGACAACGTAGTGTCACCTGCAGTGGAGGAAGCCTTCCTTTGAGCGTCTCACCTTGTTTCTTAGGCAGAAGATGACGATGCAACGTCTTGTGTGGCAGTGAGAGCGTCCGTTCAGGCGTCTCCTTTGGTCCCAAAGGAGGAGGACGACGTCGCAGCTCCTTATGCGGCGGTGGCAACCTCCATTCGTGCATTAAACCTGGTTCCGCTCTGCGCAAATGACACCGCCGTAAATGGCCCTCCGTCTTCGGCGAACGCTAATGATTGCGCAGGGAGGCTGCTGTTAGTGGTTCATAGGGTCACATCAGCCCTACTTCCAACTCCATAAAGTTCAATTTCACTAATAATTGGGCATGTTCGAACTAAGCACACACCCCTCTCTAACGTTTGGAATTTGGCCCAATCACGCTCAAAAGGCCCAATATCAACATATAAACTTTTAATCTCTGTTAGGGTTTGCCTCTGACCACCTACCTCATTAAATGCAATGTTACATTGCCTAGGCACCTCCTCTAAATCGTCAACTGCCTAATTAAAACACCCATTTTGGCCACCTAAATCATTAATTACCTCATTAAGACGCCTAGTGTTTTGTAGTCCACTAATTTGCTGGCCATGCACGTCATCACCCCTGTCTTCTGTATCCGCGTATGGCCTATTTGACTCCATGCGGAGAAAGCCCTCCACCTCCTCCACCGTCGTCTCCTCCCCAACGCCGCCATGGAGATTTAAATTTCTCCCAAACTCTGAATCTTTTGATGCATCACACTCCCTCCTTATGAAACTTCCGAGCTCATCGTCATCCGAATGGTTTTCCCATTCACCAATATAGccacttttaattttaataacagGTTCTTCTTCAATAGCTATTTGACACAAAGTCTCATTAATCTTCATACAATTTGCCCAACAAACCTCCCTTGCTACAGGCAATTTAATTAAGACTCTTGCATATTGTAGTTCTTCCATCTCCAAAGTAAATTTGTCAATTTCTACAAACGTTATGACCATGGACACTATACTTTCCAAGCTTTGCCTACTCAACAGATTTAGGGGCAGCTCTCTAATATGGGCCCAAACATATTTTTCTGATACCATAAAGTCCTTCTCCCAAGGGTTAATAGATTCAAAGATTGATTCAAACCACTCTTTATTTTCATCTATAGTCTTTTTAATCAAACTCGCATCTTCTCCAAATAGTAGAACATAGTTACCTCCCAGGAAACGCAAAGGAATGAAATTAAATCCACCCAATATAAAACTTTTCTTCATATCCTTAGCCTTACTTGGTTCCACAGTTCTACCAATGAAGCAGTTATCTAACCACTCCAAATGTTGCGCCTCTGCCTTTAACACTATTTGATATATATTCTTCTTTTCCCCCCTTACATCCTTTCTCCACAACAGAAGCATACGACAACTTTTCCTTCCAAACTGTATGGCTTTGATTCATGTTGGGTTTGGCGTTCCACTCATTCCTTGGCTCTCTAACTCTGCTAAAATTGGTTTGGGTTCTACATTCCTCTCGTGTCTTGGTTCTCTGTCTCTGTTGTACTTCGGTCAGTATACCCTTACTTTTCAGTAACCGATCCAGACATAATCCAATTTCCTTTCCAGCTCTACCACATCTATCACATCTTGAAACTTGACAAAGCCAAATCTTTGATTTTTGTTACTCAGACTTCTAGAAATAAACACATCAACAACTCTTCCCCATCTCTGAAACACTCTCCGCATGTCCTTCTCTTCATATTCCATAGGAAAAATTGTGAAGAAAAACTTAACACTTGTTTTCTTCGACCCATACCCTCTCTTCCTCACAGTGTGCCACTCTCTCTCACTCCCTCTCCATTTTACACCAGCctcaaaaattatattatattactacatatcaatattttttttatcttactaGTATTTTTacgttatattatatataattatttttctatttttctattACTTATGAATTTTctatatatgaataattttttaaaatgttataaataatttttttaatattatgaatattttagtacgatattatataaatatttgtatattataTTACTACATATCAATATTCTTTTTACAGGATTTTTACGTTACattatgtataaatattttaatatttttctattaattatttatgaatactttattttatattatatatgaataattttttaagatgttataaatatttttctattatacCTTCTTtagttatataaatatttttctattaattatgaatattttatattatattatatatgaataattttttaaaatgttataaatatttttctattatatcatttttaatcttttgaatatttttctaagatattatatgaatatttttatattatattactatatattaatatttttttggatcTTAGTCgtatttttacattatatatataaataaatatctgttataaatatttttctattatatttttttagttttataaatattttgctatgatattatatatgaatatttttatattatattaccacatatcaatattttttttggttttattagtgtttttacattatattatatattgaatattttaatattatattattatttatgaatatttgtatattatataACATGAATATATGTCTTTGtcttatgaatttttttatattatattattatatattttggttaatatttttattataattttcaagAGTCATCTTATTAGAATTTCATGACATCTCATCACCTTTTCCCGAATATGTCCCTATTGTGGCTCCAAGAGAAACATGTTACTAAAGATGTATGGGAAGGTAATGAAAGACTATTGAGACCCAAAAGACATGCAATCTGGGTAGTAAAGCATGAGGATACACTTGACCAACGAGTCAAACACTTAGTTGACTATTCTAGTTTTGgacatttgttaaaatttaagaaCATTGACTTCAACCACCTACTACTTAAAACTTTAGTGGAAAAGTGGAGAACAGAGACTCGTACCTTTCACTTTCCTCTTGATGAAACAATTGTTACATTGGAAGATGTGGAATTGGTATTGGGTTTACTTGTTGATGGAGAGGCTGTCACCGAGATTACTATTGGTGATTTAGTATCTTTGTGTGAGCAGTTGCTCGGATTTATACCACCCACTACAACTGTGCAAGGAAATGCAATTAATTTTTCTTGGCTTAACAACACTTTTCCGGAACTGTCACATGATGGAACCGACGATGTTATTGCTCAACATGCTCGAGCCCAgatattgtaccgccctggtagtcggaagtgatgacgtggcatccagctacagtataggcgtgttgacaaggcgccaggttggcagaggggaaggaagtcggggggctcgtgaagtcgccagttattaagttggcgtgttccgatctccagcataccagaatcggcgatcaccgggttaaagatgaagtcgccagatgtaaactcaggcgacctagtgattggagatcgccagagcaagcacatcgccagagatgaaggtggtgcagattatgaaggcagccggcgagaccacagggaaggtgtatgaaggcaccctaactcgccagttccagtagagatcgcactcccaagttagctatgtactgggcagcaccatgcataaataacttagccaagaagagagtcagaagctgtgcccaagtcaaggaggctccagatgaaggcacgtgtacgactagatgcgagccacgtgtccaagtctgtaactgccaggagagagaaagtaaccaggtatataagagttctcaacgaactttctggtacgcacgttcaaattatactctttacgcttgcgagttatagagcacactgtgagagagaatttgcacggttcctgttctcttagtatttggtgattcggtcactgacttgggcgttggagtgcaatcggccgcagcggcgccgctctgttcctttgcaggttcttgaggtggatctcgaagaagaatggaggtttgaagcggtgcgcacgtcgatcctttgacgaggcagtttccagcgttccggtcaacaggcaggatcatcaggcgcccaccgtggggccgtgtaaaacttgctcccatccacagcgtgagttcttgaaggttttcgaagttttctgcgtggttgtgtgctggtgcaaccatcgttcgctgtttgcttgaaatttgttcggtgaattcgcgttttataccgttcgtttgggttttcgatcggtgaagtgaggttttcctgctgtttacgcgtaatttgttcggtggagttgagttctttcgctcgtttggttatccgtgggaagagcagtggtttctggtggagttgcaagtttctttgaaggtttatggtgttcttgagttttcttgcggagtttcgcacagtttcttccgattgatcgctgaatcgatcgtagctgaagtgtcgttcgctgcattctgtgattcgctaagttcatgagaaaaatgagaagcaatcgttcaagccccgtggcgcctgtcgctgctgaaggcgacgccgccatgaccatggcgcagatggtagatattatgcgctcgttgcaggcgactatggaagcctcgcgcatagagcaggcgcgaatgcatgaggacctggccgcctctcgggccaggaatgatgagcttaccaaggtgactgaggagctgcgtcaagctcttcagaagcagcaagggcgtcctattgctgaagaggtcgcgccgtcgtcgccacctcgtgtttttcctatgcctttcgctcaggcgattactgacacgcctattcctacgagcgtggtccctgtcaaggctgtctttaccggcgtggaggatccagaggctcatctaaccacgttccatacacagatgatgctgtcgggagggtcagacgccgtgtattgcaagatgttcgtgagcacgctccagggaacggcgttggagtggtttgtgagcctacctaacggtcacataaccaattttcagcagttctcgaaggttttcgtcgagcagtacatcgtgaacaaggcaccgcccagggtgtcttatgatttgttcgatataaggcagtaccagggagagtccctcagagactacctgaatcgctttggagcgcagatggtcagatcgccggctaaagatgaagaaatgctggtctatgcattcaagaagggcatgctgccaggaccattctgcgaggccttgatcagggctcaccctgcaacgtttgctgaggtcaggcgacttgcggtggctcacatcgccgacgagagtgaggtcgccgagaagagagggagcgtggctcccgctaagCCACGcacccagaccaggatccagccgcaaagggtgctggagacagcggcggcggccaggaaggaccagaggactcgccatccttatgataggaggaacaaggggaggggccagggacgccagcaaccagcacgccgggaatacaatcgcccgcctaagcacaagtttgttatgggattggcggacctgatcgccattcccaatatatctgctaggttgaaagcgcctgagaaggtgggcgacaaggtgctgggaccaaagccagacgcctggtgtgagtttcaccagggctttggccacactttggactcgtgtttgtccttagggtatcagctcgatgatctggttaagagcgggttcctaaatgactatctgctggacaggaggacggggggagcgtcgagttcccagccagcgggtggagaagcccagcaacacgagatgcctatccacggggaaatccacaccattgcaggaggcttctcaggtggtggatgcaccgcatcgcagaggaagaagtacgcgcggtcggtgatgacagtggatatgtttgaagatcactcgccgaaggtggacattacgttcaccaagcaggatcttcgagacgttgtgccccatgacaacgatcccatagtcatttcgttgattacggcgggaaggaaggtccacagagttctggtggaccagggaagctcggcagacgtgatgttctggccgactttcacgcagctggagttgccccttgaccagctaaggccctatggagggtgcctgtatgggttcgctggtgaccaggtggaggtcagggggtacattgagttgagaaccacgtttacagatgaggctggttcgaggacggagaaaatcaagtacctcattgtaaacgctccttcagcatacaacatcctgttgggaaggcccacgcttaacaggataggcgctataccgtcgactcggcacatgaaggtgaagttgtcttctatggagggggtggtgatcacgatcaagtctgatcagaaagaagcaaaaaagtgctatgagaatagcctaaaaaacaagagatcagtgagttatgtaacaaccaccccacctcccggtgtgaagcccagatcgacagtaacagaagagaccgccggaagggacgtggagatggtggacgctgagctgggggaggggaacgctggtctggaggaggaagaggcccggaatcgccctgaggaagcgagagagcagggaatcgccagggcggtgatcgccagagagtccaggccaaaacctgtcaagcagtggctcgagaaagagatcgggggaaagatcttcaagctgggaagatctctggaggtcgagctccaggaccagatcgccaaggtgattgagcggcatctggacgcgtttgcatggtccgcttcggacatgcccgggattgatcccgacttcttgtgccatcatctggcgatggacaacttggtgagaccagtgcgacaaagaagaagaa harbors:
- the LOC137813933 gene encoding protein MAIN-LIKE 1-like yields the protein MSLLWLQEKHVTKDVWEGNERLLRPKRHAIWVVKHEDTLDQRVKHLVDYSSFGHLLKFKNIDFNHLLLKTLVEKWRTETRTFHFPLDETIVTLEDVELVLGLLVDGEAVTEITIGDLVSLCEQLLGFIPPTTTVQGNAINFSWLNNTFPELSHDGTDDVIAQHARAQILYRPGSRK